One Hydractinia symbiolongicarpus strain clone_291-10 chromosome 7, HSymV2.1, whole genome shotgun sequence genomic window, GATTTCCCTTTAAAATGAGTCAGAAATTACTAAATATATACTGCAGTCTGTAATTTCCCTTGCAATAAGTCACAAACTATGTATACTACGTGTACATTCGGAAATTCCCTTTTACATTACTTTAAATAGGAAGGTAACTCgaatttatttcttttctttatagGCAAGCGAAGAACGAGTATcacaaaaaaaatcgtttcataAAGATGAACACCAGTCAATGCACTTATCAGTCGAGAAACAAACTAGGTAAATATACACTGTACTCGTTTGACTTGCAAAATCTTTGTTAATTTGTTTATCTTTCtcccttttttttgtttagaaaacACATACATTACCTACAAAGATGGATCTTACAAATATTATAATATCGATGGAACGGCATTTTATCATGACGGACGTAGCAGATCTAACTTCTTTATGGGTGAATGTGGaatgtatttcttttttcaagACGTTGATGGTTGGCGATTAGATTGTTGGGGTGCAGAGAAATTTCGGGATTTACTCGACTCTAAATCCTTAAGGTTGGGGCAAATTTTTGAAGAAATGTTGCACATTCaagcgaaaaagaaaaaacaaagggTTGATAAGTTACATTCTGTCATGTCTTCCACGAACACACATTTAGCATTGTGTCATTAATTTGACGGCGGCCAATGTCAGGAGAATTGTCTGAGATAACTTCAAACTCCTTATTTTGTATCATACATTTAATTTATATTCGTATTGataaacctcgtccccaggttttttGCCTTTCTTTCTTCACAGCGCTTGTTAGATATACCGAAAAAAGGTAAATGATCCTGGGATCGAGACTGCACACTCATAATGCAATACATgacaaaattatatatttattttttcgacatcaagatcaataaaaatgttttagacTTTAGAAAAGAATGTTTGCTTTCTCAAACACGTTGAATGAAATTTAATAGCCTTTATATGGTGCTCCTTAAAAATCGTTGTAGATCGCTTAATATGGATTTTTcactgcaatatttttttaatagataGCTTACCCATGCTTCGAAAAAAGAATTATCAATTAGACAACCATCCTATCCATAGATACTACAGTTGTCTTCTGTAtagtgtatacttaatgtaacATTTTgaacaggacccacattgataacagtgtttcccaCACTGATCCtctataaatattcggaataataataataataataataataataataataataataataataataataataataataataataataataataataataataataataataataataataataataataataataataataataataataataataataatgatgatgatgatgatgatgtattaTCATTCAGTTAGGAATAGGATTGTtgtaataattatatataataaaatttttcttagaaATAGACTTATCAGtggaatattatttttaaacaatttgcaTATTTTTTCAGAAGTTGTGTTTACTTGTGATTTTATCCCTTCTCTAATCTTTTCTCTGAACATTGGAGATAATGTCGCTCTGGTTGAAATAACCTTGGAAGAACATACACGAGACAAACATTGGTAAGGGAATAGGGAAGTTATGGTAATATCGGCAATTGTAGGCAAAATATCAAATTCTCAGGGTGAAACACAACATTTTGTACA contains:
- the LOC130648954 gene encoding uncharacterized protein LOC130648954, translating into MNTSQCTYQSRNKLENTYITYKDGSYKYYNIDGTAFYHDGRSRSNFFMGECGMYFFFQDVDGWRLDCWGAEKFRDLLDSKSLRLGQIFEEMLHIQAKKKKQRVDKLHSVMSSTNTHLALCH